Proteins encoded within one genomic window of Chroicocephalus ridibundus chromosome 7, bChrRid1.1, whole genome shotgun sequence:
- the PRKRIP1 gene encoding PRKR-interacting protein 1, with protein MAAPSAPRPPRPRKEPQPLVIPRSAAEEQRLRLERLMRNPEKTVPIPEKLNEWAPRPPPEFVRDVMGSSAGAGSGEFHVYRHLRRREYQRQDFMDAMAEKQRLDEEFQKKLERNKMIAEEQTAKRRRKRQKLKEKKLQAKKNKLEQKKQEKEPDQSQERGSSEDDEEDSKEEEEKEDDAEEPSFVMGRG; from the exons ATGGCGGCGCCctcggccccgcggccgccccggccccgcaagGAGCCGCAGCCGCTCGTCATCCCGCGGAGCGCCGCCGAGGAGCAGCGCCTCCGCCTCGAGCGGCTCATGAGGAACCCG GAAAAGACTGTACCAATTCCTGAAAAACTGAATGAATGGGCACCACGACCTCCCCCGGAGTTTGTTAGAGATGTCATGG GTTCCAGTGCTGGAGCTGGGAGTGGGGAGTTTCATGTGTACCGGCATCTTCGTCGGCGAGAGTACCAGAGGCAAGATTTCATGGATGCCATGGCTGAGAAG CAAAGACTAGATGAGGAATTCCAGAAGAAACTGGAGAGGAATAAGATGATTGCAGAAGAACAAACAGCAAAACGCAGAAGGAAGCG CCAGAagttaaaagagaagaaactgcaagctaagaaaaataaactcGAACaaaagaagcaggagaaag AACCGGATCAATCTCAAGAGCGAGGCAGCAGCGAGGATGATGAAGAGGatagcaaggaggaggaagagaaggaagatgacGCTGAAGAGCCAAGTTTTGTGATGGGAAGAGGATGA